Within Romboutsia sp. CE17, the genomic segment ATATTTTTCTAGTATTCTAGCTAATATCTGGAACTCCCATTGATCTGGTGCTGTATCACTTTTTTCAACTTTCCTTACATTTTCTAATATTTCACTTGGTGAAGAAGCATTCGCTATATTATCATAAAAAGACTGACCACCGTGACCATCATTGCAAGCAGAGATCATTATTATTACTCCACCCTCTTTACATGTAGCCTCAGCCGCTGTCATGCCTTTAACTGATTGATATATATTTTGATCTAATGGATATCCTCCATTAGTACTTATAACTATATCTGCATTTTGAGCATCTATTTTAGATAACTCAGTTACAAATTCGCATCCTGTTTTATGCGCTTTTTCAGCATCCCCTGCAAAAGATGCTATAACTTTTTTATCCTTATCTATTACTACATTTAATATAAAAGCTAAATTTGCTTTTTTAGCTGCATATACCATATCTTCATGTATTGGATTATTATTAATTATCCCTGTTCTTGCATACTTACTATCTATAAATTCACTACAGTGATTGTACATAATAGTCTTAGCTGATGCTATTCCTGGAAGAACACTCTTTCTTCCACCTGAGAATCCAGCAAAGAAATGTGGCTCTATAAACCCTTCTGCTATCAATAAGTCAGCTTCAAAAGCAACTTTATTCAAATAAAAGTCGCCTCCTGATGGAAGTACACCTGCTTTTACCATTGAATCATCATCTGTAGATACATGCATTATTATTTCTTCATTATTTACTATCTCTTCTCCCATTTTATAAATTAATTCTTCTCTTGTACTAGGTCTATGAAATCCTGTTGCAACTATAATCTTTACATCTATATCTGGATTTCCTTCTCTTAATCGTCTTAAAATTATAGGCATTGTAACTTTACTTGGAACTGGTCTAGTATGGTCACTAGTTATTATTACAACGCTTTTTTTATCCTTAGCTAACTCTTCAAGTTTAGGTGAACCAATTGGATTATCCATAGACTCTTCGACTATTTCTTCTTCACTCCTATTAACAACATAATTATGAGCTTTTGACTCTAAAACAGCTAATAGGTTTTCATCTGGAATGTTTAACTTCATCCCCATTTTCGAATAAGGCACTTTTAAAATCGACATATTGTCCCCCTTTTATAAATTTATTTTATATAAGTGGTATAAAACTTCCTATATAAACTAAAACACCTAGTATCACCACATATCCTAAACAAAACTTAAGTGTTGATCCAAATATTTTTCCTTCACTTCCTATTAGTCCTGTAGCTGAAGTTGCAATAGCTATACTTTGAGGTGATATCATTTTCCCTGCAGTAGCACCTGCAGTATTTGCTGCAGCTATCCAGTATGGATCTATTGATAATGACTTAGCAGCTTCTACTTGCAATCCACCAAACAGTATGTTTGCTGATGTATCGCTACCTGTTACAAATGTGCCTATTGCACCTAATAGTGGGGCTATTATAGGATACATTTTACCTGTTATTGCACATAATCCAAAAGATATAGAACTTGTCATTCCGCTATAAGACATGACTTTAGATATTGCAACTATTGACATAATAGTTACGAAAGATTTAGAAAGTTGTTTTAGTGTTTTTATAAAAACATCTATCATTTTGCTTACTTTTACTTTTTGGATTAATCCTGCTATGAAAGTAGAAATTATGATTATCATACCTGGTGTATTTATCCATGTAAATGAAGTCGGAACTGCTCCTTCTCCATTATAAATTTGTATATTGCTACTAAATCCAGCTAAGAAGCTATTTATTGACTTGCATAAAGGACTAGCAAGTAATATTAAAATACATAAAAGTATATATGGTAACCATGCAAGTAACCCTTCTTTTGTAGATATCTTAGCTT encodes:
- the larA gene encoding nickel-dependent lactate racemase, with the translated sequence MSILKVPYSKMGMKLNIPDENLLAVLESKAHNYVVNRSEEEIVEESMDNPIGSPKLEELAKDKKSVVIITSDHTRPVPSKVTMPIILRRLREGNPDIDVKIIVATGFHRPSTREELIYKMGEEIVNNEEIIMHVSTDDDSMVKAGVLPSGGDFYLNKVAFEADLLIAEGFIEPHFFAGFSGGRKSVLPGIASAKTIMYNHCSEFIDSKYARTGIINNNPIHEDMVYAAKKANLAFILNVVIDKDKKVIASFAGDAEKAHKTGCEFVTELSKIDAQNADIVISTNGGYPLDQNIYQSVKGMTAAEATCKEGGVIIMISACNDGHGGQSFYDNIANASSPSEILENVRKVEKSDTAPDQWEFQILARILEKYTVIIVTDQCNPEMIKSMHMKHANTFEEALNMAFEIKGKDAKITVIPDGVSVIVKPKKDYSTDSDKEVAVPVK